CCCCGATGCAGGAGACGGCAAACGGAGAGGAAAGGCCGGTTCTGCACACTAAAGCCACGGCTAGCAGAAGGGAAGTCTTGCTTAATGAAACCCATGGTGAAGCAACAGGAAATGGAGAGTGCATGGTGGAATGTGCACAGCACTCTGGACAAATTGGAACAGCGTTGAATGACACAGCACCTCGCAAATCAGAGAATTTCGGGCCTATCGCTAACAAAGGACACCTTGAAAATTCCTCCCCAAGTAAACTGCGAAGTGAAAATGTGATGGCTGTAAAGACCCACCTTTCTGGGTCCCAAACCTCCGATATCGAAGCCAGGAGGATAAACCTTCCTGGATCGGCCATCTTGGAGACTGAAGCGACAGGGACAAACCTCTTTGGGTCATCCATTGCTGAACCTAATTCTGGAGGAACAAACCTTCCCACGTCCTTCATCTCGGAGCTTCAACCCGAAGCGACAGATCTTCCTGGGTCAACCATTTTGAAGGCCGGGGCAAACCTTTTTGGGTCACCCATGTCGGAACCTGACGGCGGAGGGACGAGCCTTCCTGGATCATTCGTCATGGAGACTGATGGTGAAGGCGCAAACCTTCCGGAGGTAACCACCTTGGAGGCTGATGGAAGGACGAACCTTCCTGGATCGCACGTCTCCGAGCCCGAAGCTGGAGGGACAGGCGTTCCTGGGGCAACCATCTCGGAAAGTGAACGCGCCCCATCTTTGACATCACAGCTGCAACATAAGCAGCGGATGGCAAACGCCGAAGGTCTGAGTACATCCCCGTGGGAATCTGAGCATCGGAGCGTGGAAACGTCAGTGACTTCCAATGGGCAACGTTTAGAAAATGGGGGCGGCGAGCTGCTTTTACCTCCAGCCGAGTTTGGTGTTTGTGACTTGAAGACGACGGGGACTGATTTTAAACTCTTGGAGGAGCACTCCATTCGTAAGGAAACATCAGCTTTAAATATCTGTGCGGACTTTCTGGCTTCTCCAAGAGAGGAACGTGCGGGAGAGCAGGTGAGCGTTTTGGCCAAGTGCTGGGGTGCCACTCTCGGAGCGGAGGGAAATTCCCGGCTAGCGTTAGAAATTCCTTCCTCGCTGAGCATCTCCGAGACCGAGGCAGCAGTGGCGGATTCTGCATCCGAGGTTGCAGCCAAAAACCAGGATGGAAATGCCGCGTTGAAGTTGAAGGATGTCCAGCTGGGAAGGCCGGCAGGCGAGCAGGCAATCCAAGGCGGCACAGGTGATGGACCTGGCGCGTCCGCAGCCAGGGGAAGCCAAGGGGGGCTGAAGGACCCGCCGACTCCCAAACGCTCGAGGCGGAGGCGCCGGAGGAGGGGAAGGAAGTCCTGTTCCTGTGTGCAAGCTGGCTGTGAATCGAGGGGTACTGACGCCTTGCCTGATGTTATGGCGTTAGACGGGGGTCAGCAGACGGCAGGGTTAACGGTTCCAATGTCTCCTACTGGTGCAGTGCAGACCTCTGGTTGTGGAGTGAAGGAGTCGTTCAGTGAAGGGCCCCGTGATGTTGGAGCAAATGACACCAAATTTGTGTGTGTGAAGATAATATTGAACTGCGATCAAACGGACCATCAGACTGAAAGTAAGGATGTTTTGACGTTTGAGGCCCAGAAATGCTTAATGTACTTCTAAATACGTCACATGTTAACACacccttaggagcaggagtaggccattcagcccctcgagcctgccctgccgttcagtaagatcatggcagaCCTTCCTGCCTGATCCCTATATTCCTCTATTTCCTTTGTATCCAAAaatctatcaaaaatctatctatctccgtcttGCATGTGCTCATTGACTGGACGTGCACAGTTCACTGGGATAGTGgatgccaaagattcacaacccttgagtgttgggggggggggggggtgggggggggggggtggaagactaTCTCCTTACCTCAGTCACGATCGACTAAACGTTTTAACCTGTGACTGTGCCGCCTATTTCTTGACTCCACTGCGTGGAAACCCGTCCTCCCAGGCAAACTACTCTTGTCAAACCCTCCTAGGCTTTTGATTTGCTTAGAAAGTTTCGATGAGATCACCTCTCCATTCTTTTAACCCCAGAGAATGCGGGACTCCATCTCCCTTTGTGGGACAGTCCTGCCGTCCCAAGAATCGATCTAAGAGCCTTGATTTGTGCTCCCTTTGATAGCAAGTATATCCCACTGAGTCCAGAGACCAAAGCTTCCACACGCCTCGCCAAAAGCCCTGTATACTTAGAGCAAGACTTCCATCTCATTCTTTTCCaagcctttctccctctctctctctctttccaccccccccccccccccttttttttttttttttggagtaTGTGCCACCTATTTGTCAGCTGTCCACTTGGTCATGCGATCGATTGCTGTGAAAGTCGCATCTTAAGGTCCATCCTGGGGTGATTGTTTCTTTGTATAATCGGCGGCAACGCTCATTGAAGACATGACCGACTTTCCCTTGCGTTCAACTGCGTCCATGCTCCGCGGCACATGTTGGGAGCCCTCGCCAAGTTGAGGCTTTGTCCTCTCTCTGCGTTTGGGTTGATTGGAGTGTGTCCCTGCACCGAGACGGTGCAGATGCTGCTTATGGGCCATCAAACCTTCCTGTGTAGCCCGGTCAGGAAGCTTCAAAGGATCAGagcaaggccattcagcccgtccaccctgttctgcccatggGCAATCTTCATTTTGTCCATCCACCCACCTTGGTTCGAAAACCGTGCTAACTTGAGGCAAGAGGCGGTGGGTTGCCGAATAGTCTTTGGACCAGAATTTAATCAGGTGGGACATGGGCAGAGTGTTTGTCCTGTGTTTTCTGTGCAGCTTGGTGCCGAACTGGACAACGTGCTTGCAATAATGGAACGTTTCAGCCCCGCTAACGATCGCAGTGGAAAAGAAAAGATCTTCTTCCTTCATGACTTGTAAGAAATGTTCTATCAAATGCTGGCCCTGGAAAGTCCACCCCATGTTCCGACCCCCTCCATTTTCCTGTAGAATTCCGCCAGGTTCTGTCCTTCCCAACACTCTAATTTTATGCAATTTCCAACGAGCCTTTTCCCAATGATTTTTATGGTATAGAATCATGGTGGATCTCATTCCTTCTCAATGGGCTCTCATTCCACAGAATATAATTGAATCTAATTATATTCCCCATCGTCTCAGTTGTGCAAAATCCCGATCCATGTCGGCCGTTCCAGATAATCGGTGGTTTAAAAAGTGCTTGCATAATGATCTTTGACCAAGTGCAAAATATTTCCAGGTTAACTCCAGCAATCCGTGTGCATCGCTGCTGTTCATTGGCAGTGTGCTGTGCAGCGGGGGCCTGTGGTGGTCGGAGCAGTGCATTGCTCAAGATTGAGATTTGCACACCGTGCTGATCTTTAACAAGTTATTTTCTGTTTTCCATATAGGAGCTGTGCAGACTGAGGCAGACGTAGAAGGCGGTGTCATTTCAGAACCCTTGATGGTGGGTGAGGAGACAGGTGGAATGATGAGAAAGCTGGAAACGGACAAGGTAAAATGCATGTAGCGTGAACGGTTAGGGACTATTTCCACTGTTGCAATGAGAAATGCTAGGTGTTGGCGAACAAAATACTTTTTCTCAAATTTTCTCTCTCCATCACCACGCTGTCTTTACGTCCTGTCCTGGACTGTTCCCTGGACTTGCTCCCTCCCATGCTGACCCCCGACTCCCTCTTCCACTCCCCCATCGCGCTATGCATGCACAGCCTTCTACCTCGCATGCTGGTAACATttatcaaactctctcttttttggTTTGATGTATTCTGGAGGTGACGCCTCTTTTCACACCTATCTTGTTCAAGGCCGAGATGCTAGTTGCCTTTGAGGAGGTTGAAGGAGAGAATGACCAGACTGAAGCGATTGCAATGAATCTGGATCAGAAGTGGAAGACCAGGAAATGGAGAAAAGCGAAGAGACGCCCAAGTCAGGTAACCGAGCGGAAGTGGGGCCTTTCAGAGTTTCCATTTTCTTCAACGCTTTTTATATTTTTATTTATTCGAGTTTTATCATTTTTACAGGTAACGCCACAAACTTTCAAAAGCACCAACTGGGGGTGACACCaagcggcagtggttagcactgctgccttacgcacCGAGGGcccggttcaatcccagccctgggtcactgtctgtgtggagtttgcacattctccctgtgtctgcgtgggtctcccccacaacctaaaggtgtgcagggtaggtggattggccacgctacattgcccttaATTAACAAAAAatgaattacttttttaaaaaataacacaaACTGGTACCGTACATATCATTATTAATGCAAACACGAGAACCGAGTGAGCCAGGATGAATTCAGAACAAAGACCCTTAAGAGCTAGTGTCTCCATTCATACAACCAATCAATCGGATGGGTTGAGGCCAGATAAACATGCTTCAATGACATAAGATACATACCTTTTGTGTACAGCGAAATCAAGACTGGCAACATGGCTGATGGGAAACCTTGCAGGACCTGGTCAGACAGCGGGGAGCTTATAAAAGATGGGGGTCCTACACTTTACGAAATGTATCAGACTTGGAATGGAGTACAGACATTAGGAATTCCGTAAGGATACACTCCCATTCCATGACTAGTGTATGCCAGTTTTTGAATCGAAGGGTGCTTGTcactgatccaggagcagaggatattttATCGCGCTTGCAACACGTGGGATGTTTATCCAGCCTTTCTTTATTCGTGTCATAAGTCTCCGATCTGCAAGACCCAGACTTAGGAGCAAAGGATCAAGTTGCAAGGCCGTGATAAAATAGCCTGTCAAATTCCTTAAACCACACCAGCCCAATCGGGTTGAATCTTGACACAGGACCGTATAATTTTCATtcaatgaatttacagtgcagaaggaggccattcggcccatcgtgtctgcaccggcccctggttaagagcacccaatttaagcccacgtctccccctgtaaccccacctaaccttttggacccaaagggcaatttagcgtggccagtccacctaacctgcacatttttggactgggaggaaaccggagcacccggaggaaacccacgcagacactgggaggatgtgcagactccgcacagacagtgacccaagccgggaatcgaacctggcaccttgggagctgtgaggcagcaatgaacCTCTTCTTTGAGAATTGCACAGATTCGctgccctcagagaagaaattcctcctcttgttAACACAGCCTCTTGTCTTCATGTCAGATCCTGAGTGGTAAAGCTGACCAACCCACCCCCTTCTCCGTTTTATCTGGCCCACCCCTTATAAACGAGTCTCCTGGAGAGACATCAAGTCTGCCTTCGGGTTCTTCAGAGGAGCAAATAAATATGCGCGACCTTTGAACTGGTCCATTTAGGCCCCGAACATTCCAAGTTACCAATCGAGTGAGCGGGCACCTCCCCCATGCCAATCGGCCATATTTTTGCTTCGGCCAATCACCCAGGTCGTCATGTcgcacccctggggggggggggggggggggggggggggggaggggaaagaaggcATCCACTGCCACTCACTTCTATACCTCCGTGCCCTAACATCGCTCACACCGtcagcttccccctccccccacaccaaactAAACCAAAAAGAAGAAATATTCAAAATCCTGCCCTCATGCCACCTCGTCCACCACATCCCTTCCCTTTGCTGTTTCTCGCACCAGTATGGTGGCCCCCACACCAGGCCTGCGACTATGCTGAACCTGCCATATCACCCAATCATAACAAAAACCCACCAATAAATAACCTctaacccaccctccacatctcccaACCCATGAACATCAAACCCACCTCATTGAAACAAAAAACAGGAAGGGGAGTGACAGATCGGAGGACACCGCCAAGATACAGGCATGCACAACAATCAAACTAACAACAATATCATCAATGGCGCAGACAACCACATTTTAACGTATGCAGTGTATGTAATTGCCCTCGACTGCCAGGCACTTTGGGCACATCTGGGATGGAGCTGGATTGAACCCCTCTCAGATATGCAAATTGTGCATTGAACCAGTGAACTGGATCTCCTTAATTCAGTTATATACCGAAATCATAGTTGGCATAATCCTGTATGCTAACCCTATGTCGTCTTCAGCGGTTTTTGATTTATTAATGCTGCCTCCTGGCACAATGTGCTTGTTATAATTACCCTCCCAAAGATAGCATTGGCTTTCACGGGAAGGGGATTCCGATAATTGCCGTCTATTTCCCTCCCAATCCCCCGCCACCTAGAACTTAAACCGTCGTAACTCTAAAAGGAGATGGTTCTTCTCCCCTGCCCAAGCAACAACCAgttgtgtgtggtgttctgggtcagggtttagagaaccccaaagtgtatcatggagttcacctgacccacaacttttaatagatcggggtatggggagcacacggcccactctacaggtgtgggacagcagaaaaggacaagtattttttaaaacaaaacaatgtttattctatgaactcaagttaacctttttaaaaccgtgaacatctaagcaaccattaattcaaatacaaccctaagtaaccctgtaagctgtccttttaacatccaaaagatttaacaaaccttcaaaacaggagcacattaggtttacattcaatactgagaccgtttacaattctgggttcaccaaatgatccatagatagtctttggatggcagagatcaacagtacagccctttgttttaactccagatgcagctcactgaaaaacaccgacacacccaagctttttctcaaactgaaactaaaaagcagaagtagagctcagctccacccacactctgacatcactccagtagagtgagcagctccatttcttaaaggtacatttctcaaacacccatttcttaaaggtactctcacatgacagtgggatTGGAATGTTCAGCGTTACGAAAGATGACATGAAAAAtagaaatctgaaacaaagacaaaaAACAACCGACGGAATTACtcaacaggtctggtagcatctgtcgaGAGACCAAcattgagacatgtaggattctcggggggtttgacagggtcgatgctgagaggttgtttccccttgtgggagaatctaggaccagaaggcagaatctcagagtgagggggggtcgcccatttcagacagggatgaggaggaatttcttctctacgaggggagtgaatctgaggaattctttaccgcagagagctgtagaggccgggtcgttcagtgtgttcaaggctgagatagaccgaTTTTGAATCAGTGAGGGGATCGAAGGTTCTCGGGATAatgcgggaaagtggaattgaaggttatatcagatcagtcgtgatctcattgaatggcggggtagactcgatgggctgaatggcctactgcgttAAGCAAGAGAATGATGCAGGGAATTgttagtgggaaggggcccctatcggaGAGAGagaagctaggaggggagctggaaactgaactgtgggggaaaaagccttgaaaagggtaaatgcatcctcgtcctgtgctaggcccagcttgattcagttcaaggtagtccacagggcccacatgacggtagcccggatgagttggttcttcgaggaggtggaggacaggtgtgggggtagccggccaaccatgttcatatgttttgggcatgtccgaaactgaggggaaTCTGGCCGGGATTTGCAGATGGTATGTCGGAAGTCATGGAAGgccgggtaactccgagtccagaattagcaatatttgaggtgtcggaagatccgtgggcaaagggagggggagggaggccgatatcctagccttctcctccccggtggcctggagacggatcttgctgagctggagggactcggagcccctgaaatcaggagtgtgggtcagcgatatggtagagtttctcagtctggagaaaatcaagttcgctttaagaggatcaatacagggattcacccGGAGTTGGCAGCCATTGAATtctatgttcaggccggaaggctgtagcgtgcctaaccaagatgagatgttgttcttccagtaatccgcagtaatttgcgtttatccagacactgggagaaagtgcaaactccacacggtccgtgacccagagctgggatcgaacctgggacctcggtgccatgaggctgcagtgctaaccactgcgccaccgtgctgcccctgaataaTCTTTAtccgtgtcagaagtaggcttacattaacactgcaatgaagttactgtgaaaagcccctagtcgccacactccggcacctgttcgggtacagtgagggagaattcagaacagcacatctttcaagacttgtgggaggaaaccggagcacccggaggaaacccacgcagacacagggagaacgtgcagtctctgcacagacagtgacccaagccgggaatcgaactcgtgtccctggcgccgtgaagcaacagtgcaaacccctgtgataccgtgccgcccatttcctCCTGGTTCCCATTTGACTGactccagggctccttgatgccacacttggtcaaatgctgcctagatgtcaagggaagtcactcttgCCCCACCTGGAATTCCgctctttggtccatgtttgaaccaaggctctaaTAAGGTCACAAGGGAAACCAAAGAAGAGCAGCTTGTTgcagagtaagtgccacttgatggcGCACTCAACAACAATTTGCATCGCTTTGCTGATTATTGAGAGGAAGCTACTTACTGTGGGCAATTTTCCATGTCGCTAGATAGATGCCAGTGTtccactggagcagcttggctatgGACACGGCTAGTCCTGTTgtgaggacccatagcctttgcagcgtccagtgtcttcagccatttcttgatcttACATGGGAGCGAATTGACTTGGCTAAAGACTGGTCTGTGATGTTGGGGCCTTCGGGAGGAGGCCCAGATGGATACTCACTCTGCACATAGCAGAATGTTGAAAATGCACTACTGTGCTGCGCACCCCCATCATTGTGCAAGGGATATCGGAGGAGCCCCCTCCTCACCAGCATTCGTGTcccgatgtggcaggattgcagagcactgatctgatctgttggttgtggggttgCTTAGCTCTATCGCATACCGTTCAGTTCCTTTTTTTAAAACTCTATtccagggatgtgggtgtcgctggctgggcattTATCGCCcgtccctaattccccttgagaaagtggtgatcgCTGCtgccttgagccgctgcagtccctctggtgtaggtacacccacagtgctgttagggagggagttccaggattttgacccagcgacagtgaaggaacggccgatgtatttcccagtcggggcggtgagtgactcggagaggaacctccaggtggtggggttcccaggtatctgctgctcttgtccttctagatgatagaggtggtggatttggaaggtgctgcctgaggagccttggtgagttgcagtgcatcttgtagactgtacacacagctgctactgtgcgtcggtggtggggggagtgaatgtttgtggaaggggagcaatcaagcggggctgctttgtcctggatggtgtcgagcttctggagtgtttttggagctgcgctcatccaggtaaCTGGAGAGTACTCCATCATACTACTCCCGACTTGTAGATTGCGTACGTGCTCtggagaatcaggaggtgagttactcgccgcaggattcccagcctctgacctcttgtagccacagtatttatatgattcgTCCTggccagtggtaacccccaggatgttgatggtgggggattcagtgatgataatgccattaaatgtcaagtgaCAATGGTTCGATCatctcttggagatggtcattgcctggcacttgtgcgaatgttacttgccacttatcaaccccacATGGATATCCTctgagtcttgctgcatttggacatggacttgaGTATCTGAGGAGTTATAAATGGGGCTGGGCATttgcaatcatcaacgaacatccccacttttgaaccACTGACTTGAAGAAAGTTATTggcgaagcagctgaaggtggttgtgcctgggacactcccctgaggaactcctgtggtgatgtcctggagctcagatgattgacctccaaccaccataaccatcttcctttgtgccgggtatgactccaaccagcggagagttttccctctgagtCCAGTTGACTCCATTGCGCTCTGGCTCCTTGACACCACTCTGCCAAGTatggccttgatatcaagggcagtcattctccccTCACCACTGGGGCTCAGCTCTTTGTCcctgtttgagccaaggctgtaacgaggtcaggagttgagtgacccgggCAGAATCCAAATCCAAACTGAGTAtcggtgagtaggttattgctgagtaagtgccgcttgagagCAGTGGTCATGACCTCTACCATGCACTGAACACATTTTTCCCCCTCCAACCAGGTCACATCCTTAAAATCGAAGCCCAAGAACAGCAACTTTATTTATTTAACATCTTACGGTAACAAAATATTCCACCGCACTTCACGTGAGTCTATGAAACAAAATGTGACACTCGGCCAAATAGCAAGATATTGGATCCAATGACCTAAAGCTGGGTCAGGTGGGTTTTTAGGAACCTCTTAAAGAAGCACAGtaacatag
This window of the Scyliorhinus torazame isolate Kashiwa2021f chromosome 31, sScyTor2.1, whole genome shotgun sequence genome carries:
- the LOC140404737 gene encoding uncharacterized protein isoform X3, yielding MVSRRLRNRVSLGVLEEDAQLDKKLETPVKSPQSPVDTLQRTRLTRSTFKKVDDTPTQRQSSRCSNGTPMLPPDMETPETPRRQLRQKLVHTQASAEESPRRSARNGRWLKSTSPGERLSQQGGCDGGNSEPEDGEELSEVQRTEPLDRESEKETEQTTPRMPQPDTGAENLQQTRNSDGRWLLKVHSGKRRSPTSDSKRDTGVKCNANDDDSPVTEIEAPDAESEKTKKHQNYARRKSQRISNQLRPHSSTTHYEDICLGHNASKPEEDEDTNCRPDAAEQSEMQTSNIKGRVEEELEVKKLEQDHVEMDKEEGKEGPGPCDISASFELEPGSLSGTDACRSSTQGDGNSEEDEGMNCRRDIAEQSEMQTSNLCRTVKEELEVAKVDEDHVEMDKEAGKEGPGPCDISANFVLEPGSLSGTDACRRSTQGDSNSVSRIKIGIACVDWKLACETMSGRREAQAEEPDAEEAPPGAGGHGGRAEASCPESLPRGSERGEISSAPMQETANGEERPVLHTKATASRREVLLNETHGEATGNGECMVECAQHSGQIGTALNDTAPRKSENFGPIANKGHLENSSPSKLRSENVMAVKTHLSGSQTSDIEARRINLPGSAILETEATGTNLFGSSIAEPNSGGTNLPTSFISELQPEATDLPGSTILKAGANLFGSPMSEPDGGGTSLPGSFVMETDGEGANLPEVTTLEADGRTNLPGSHVSEPEAGGTGVPGATISESERAPSLTSQLQHKQRMANAEGLSTSPWESEHRSVETSVTSNGQRLENGGGELLLPPAEFGVCDLKTTGTDFKLLEEHSIRKETSALNICADFLASPREERAGEQVSVLAKCWGATLGAEGNSRLALEIPSSLSISETEAAVADSASEVAAKNQDGNAALKLKDVQLGRPAGEQAIQGGTGDGPGASAARGSQGGLKDPPTPKRSRRRRRRRGRKSCSCVQAGCESRGTDALPDVMALDGGQQTAGLTVPMSPTGAVQTSGCGVKESFSEGPRDVGANDTKFVCVKIILNCDQTDHQTERAVQTEADVEGGVISEPLMVGEETGGMMRKLETDKAEMLVAFEEVEGENDQTEAIAMNLDQKWKTRKWRKAKRRPSQRCG
- the LOC140404737 gene encoding uncharacterized protein isoform X5, with product MVSRRLRNRVSLGVLEEDAQLDKKLETPVKSPQSPVDTLQRTRLTRSTFKKVDDTPTQRQSSRCSNGTPMLPPDMETPEASAEESPRRSARNGRWLKSTSPGERLSQQGGCDGGNSEPEDGEELSEVQRTEPLDRESEKETEQTTPRMPQPDTGAENLQQTRNSDGRWLLKVHSGKRRSPTSDSKRDTGVKCNANDDDSPVTEIEAPDAESEKTKKHQNYARRKSQRISNQLRPHSSTTHYEDICLGHNASKPEEDEDTNCRPDAAEQSEMQTSNIKGRVEEELEVKKLEQDHVEMDKEEGKEGPGPCDISASFELEPGSLSGTDACRSSTQGDGNSEEDEGMNCRRDIAEQSEMQTSNLCRTVKEELEVAKVDEDHVEMDKEAGKEGPGPCDISANFVLEPGSLSGTDACRRSTQGDSNSVSRIKIGIACVDWKLACETMSGRREAQAEEPDAEEAPPGAGGHGGRAEASCPESLPRGSERGEISSAPMQETANGEERPVLHTKATASRREVLLNETHGEATGNGECMVECAQHSGQIGTALNDTAPRKSENFGPIANKGHLENSSPSKLRSENVMAVKTHLSGSQTSDIEARRINLPGSAILETEATGTNLFGSSIAEPNSGGTNLPTSFISELQPEATDLPGSTILKAGANLFGSPMSEPDGGGTSLPGSFVMETDGEGANLPEVTTLEADGRTNLPGSHVSEPEAGGTGVPGATISESERAPSLTSQLQHKQRMANAEGLSTSPWESEHRSVETSVTSNGQRLENGGGELLLPPAEFGVCDLKTTGTDFKLLEEHSIRKETSALNICADFLASPREERAGEQVSVLAKCWGATLGAEGNSRLALEIPSSLSISETEAAVADSASEVAAKNQDGNAALKLKDVQLGRPAGEQAIQGGTGDGPGASAARGSQGGLKDPPTPKRSRRRRRRRGRKSCSCVQAGCESRGTDALPDVMALDGGQQTAGLTVPMSPTGAVQTSGCGVKESFSEGPRDVGANDTKFVCVKIILNCDQTDHQTERAVQTEADVEGGVISEPLMVGEETGGMMRKLETDKAEMLVAFEEVEGENDQTEAIAMNLDQKWKTRKWRKAKRRPSQRCG
- the LOC140404737 gene encoding uncharacterized protein isoform X2: MVSRRLRNRVSLGVLEEDAQLDKKLETPVKSPQSPVDTLQRTRLTRSTFKKVDDFLLWFQTPTQRQSSRCSNGTPMLPPDMETPETPRRQLRQKLVHTQASAEESPRRSARNGRWLKSTSPGERLSQQGGCDGGNSEPEDGEELSEVQRTEPLDRESEKETEQTTPRMPQPDTGAENLQQTRNSDGRWLLKVHSGKRRSPTSDSKRDTGVKCNANDDDSPVTEIEAPDAESEKTKKHQNYARRKSQRISNQLRPHSSTTHYEDICLGHNASKPEEDEDTNCRPDAAEQSEMQTSNIKGRVEEELEVKKLEQDHVEMDKEEGKEGPGPCDISASFELEPGSLSGTDACRSSTQEEDEGMNCRRDIAEQSEMQTSNLCRTVKEELEVAKVDEDHVEMDKEAGKEGPGPCDISANFVLEPGSLSGTDACRRSTQGDSNSVSRIKIGIACVDWKLACETMSGRREAQAEEPDAEEAPPGAGGHGGRAEASCPESLPRGSERGEISSAPMQETANGEERPVLHTKATASRREVLLNETHGEATGNGECMVECAQHSGQIGTALNDTAPRKSENFGPIANKGHLENSSPSKLRSENVMAVKTHLSGSQTSDIEARRINLPGSAILETEATGTNLFGSSIAEPNSGGTNLPTSFISELQPEATDLPGSTILKAGANLFGSPMSEPDGGGTSLPGSFVMETDGEGANLPEVTTLEADGRTNLPGSHVSEPEAGGTGVPGATISESERAPSLTSQLQHKQRMANAEGLSTSPWESEHRSVETSVTSNGQRLENGGGELLLPPAEFGVCDLKTTGTDFKLLEEHSIRKETSALNICADFLASPREERAGEQVSVLAKCWGATLGAEGNSRLALEIPSSLSISETEAAVADSASEVAAKNQDGNAALKLKDVQLGRPAGEQAIQGGTGDGPGASAARGSQGGLKDPPTPKRSRRRRRRRGRKSCSCVQAGCESRGTDALPDVMALDGGQQTAGLTVPMSPTGAVQTSGCGVKESFSEGPRDVGANDTKFVCVKIILNCDQTDHQTERAVQTEADVEGGVISEPLMVGEETGGMMRKLETDKAEMLVAFEEVEGENDQTEAIAMNLDQKWKTRKWRKAKRRPSQRCG
- the LOC140404737 gene encoding uncharacterized protein isoform X1, producing the protein MVSRRLRNRVSLGVLEEDAQLDKKLETPVKSPQSPVDTLQRTRLTRSTFKKVDDFLLWFQTPTQRQSSRCSNGTPMLPPDMETPETPRRQLRQKLVHTQASAEESPRRSARNGRWLKSTSPGERLSQQGGCDGGNSEPEDGEELSEVQRTEPLDRESEKETEQTTPRMPQPDTGAENLQQTRNSDGRWLLKVHSGKRRSPTSDSKRDTGVKCNANDDDSPVTEIEAPDAESEKTKKHQNYARRKSQRISNQLRPHSSTTHYEDICLGHNASKPEEDEDTNCRPDAAEQSEMQTSNIKGRVEEELEVKKLEQDHVEMDKEEGKEGPGPCDISASFELEPGSLSGTDACRSSTQGDGNSEEDEGMNCRRDIAEQSEMQTSNLCRTVKEELEVAKVDEDHVEMDKEAGKEGPGPCDISANFVLEPGSLSGTDACRRSTQGDSNSVSRIKIGIACVDWKLACETMSGRREAQAEEPDAEEAPPGAGGHGGRAEASCPESLPRGSERGEISSAPMQETANGEERPVLHTKATASRREVLLNETHGEATGNGECMVECAQHSGQIGTALNDTAPRKSENFGPIANKGHLENSSPSKLRSENVMAVKTHLSGSQTSDIEARRINLPGSAILETEATGTNLFGSSIAEPNSGGTNLPTSFISELQPEATDLPGSTILKAGANLFGSPMSEPDGGGTSLPGSFVMETDGEGANLPEVTTLEADGRTNLPGSHVSEPEAGGTGVPGATISESERAPSLTSQLQHKQRMANAEGLSTSPWESEHRSVETSVTSNGQRLENGGGELLLPPAEFGVCDLKTTGTDFKLLEEHSIRKETSALNICADFLASPREERAGEQVSVLAKCWGATLGAEGNSRLALEIPSSLSISETEAAVADSASEVAAKNQDGNAALKLKDVQLGRPAGEQAIQGGTGDGPGASAARGSQGGLKDPPTPKRSRRRRRRRGRKSCSCVQAGCESRGTDALPDVMALDGGQQTAGLTVPMSPTGAVQTSGCGVKESFSEGPRDVGANDTKFVCVKIILNCDQTDHQTERAVQTEADVEGGVISEPLMVGEETGGMMRKLETDKAEMLVAFEEVEGENDQTEAIAMNLDQKWKTRKWRKAKRRPSQRCG